One genomic segment of Myripristis murdjan chromosome 20, fMyrMur1.1, whole genome shotgun sequence includes these proteins:
- the LOC115378728 gene encoding trichohyalin-like isoform X3: protein MIWVLQMLQDREEEDGGRRREVGCQWESPEERREVGCQSEAAERRDAAVQVDLLGPPGSSGVMWPLLPSMPRCQPPPRSPSCLQTGLQHPALLPSMPLCQHAVPPACLGGPDGRRDVSPPAEPPDGLIAPLSPRLAEEEEEEEEEEDEEDEGRGLFLSDPYQHLRGNKQSRLQVASRKSLQSEGRRQEATRRSSRTGGDERRRRACHFCGWSFSGESHMMHLGERVHACQVCRESSAHLVGHTRKREEEEEEEGGNTQLDSQVTEQPRKRRTVGPPIRYLLESEEQLYAPTAANHIRARGFQVRRGRARLRSGEDRRCGEEAETGGAGVVDGGAASRRQQGHDRAQAAEDRAQVSRRCQVCGSELQRHLVAHSGGRRLTCDLCNRFTHDRGLRLHQLRYHSERGGRHGNTAARNRSKEEEDGEEKEMRIWTGGEREEAEERSGDGLLEPAKAHTQARARRRYPAHAWSWISRWSRHERTRHEEQRRRRRRRQGNEQERRRRRCQDNVVKDMEGVCVMQEEREMQEEENHRMKGDKEGKLRPGCLKEVRKRGGGGGGDRVEEEVSLRQPGQRPTQQEEETKLMEQPGRPRRKTVGPPIRYLLESEEPSHGLVIANHVRGGGERVDEGVSLRELRQRPEEEEEEKLKETKLMEQPLRPRRTTVGPPIRYLLESEEPSHGLVTANHIRGRLEARMEEEVSPTQPGQRPEEEETKLMEQSERPRRKMVAPPIRYLLQSEEPSHGLVTANHVRGGGESIEEEVSPTQLEQRPTQQEEETKLMEQPGRPRRKTVGPPIRYLLESEEPSHGLVIANHIRGGGERVDEGVSLRELRRRPEEEEEEEKLKETKLMEQPLRPRRTTVGPPIRYLLESEEPSHGLLPANHVRGGGKEVSPTQPGQRPAEEEEREKEEETKLSKQPERPRRRTVGPPVRYLLESEEPSHGLVIANHVRGGGARVDEGVSLRELRQRPAEEEEEKDEEETKLSEQPLRPRRKTVGPPIRYLLESEEPSHGLLPANHVQVDGHEVTRKRKWPKKKSTGQTSVMYTDTWTGQEVLIVPCSVWLQCLHC, encoded by the exons ATGATCTGG GTCCTCCAGATGCtccaggacagagaggaggaggacggggggaggaggagggaggtgggcTGCCAGTGGGAGAgtccagaggagaggagggaggtgggcTGCCAGAGCGAGGCAGCGGAGAGGAGAGACGCCGCCGTGCAGGTGGACCTGCTCGGCCCGCCAG GCTCGTCTGGAGTGATGTGGCCGCTGCTACCCAGCATGCCTCGCTGTCAGCCGCCCCCACGTTCACCCTCCTGCCTTCAGACGGGTCTGCAGCACCCTGCCCTGTTACCCAGCATGCCTCTGTGCCAGCACGCCGTTCCCCCGGCGTGTCTCGGCGGGCCGGACGGGAGGCGTGACgtttctcctcctgcagagCCTCCTGATGGCCTCATCGCTCCGCTCAGCCCGCGGCtcgctgaggaggaggaggaggaggaggaggaggaggacgaggaggacgaggggCGGGGCCTGTTCCTCAGTGATCCCT atCAGCATCTCCGTGGTAACAAGCAGTCCCGCCTACAGGTGGCGAGCAGGAAGTCCCTGCAGAGTGAAGGCCGCCGGCAGGAGGCGACCAGGCGGAGCTCCAGGACAGGCGGAGATGAGCGGCGGCGCCGAGCCTGTCACTTCTGTGGGTGGAGCTTCAGCGGCGAGTCACACATGATGcacctgggagagagagtgcaCGCCTGCCAGGTGTGCAGGGAGAGCTCCGCCCACCTGGTAGGACACACCcggaaaagggaggaggaagaggaggaggaaggagggaacaCACAGCTGGACTCACAGGTGACGGAGCagccgaggaagaggaggacggtCGGTCCGCCAATCAGATACCTGCTAGAGTCAGAGGAGCAGCTGTACGCCCCGACGGCGGCCAATCACATCAGAGCGAGGGGCTTCCAGGTGAGACGAGGAAGAGCAAGGCTGAGGAGCGGAGAGGACAGGAGATGTGGCGAGGAGGCGGAgacaggaggagcaggtgtGGTGGACGGAGGAGCAGCgagcaggaggcagcaggggcACGACAGAGCGCAGGCGGCCGAGGACAGAGCGCAGGTGTCAAGGCGCTGCCAG GTTTGTGGGTCGGAGCTGCAGCGACACCTGGTGGCTCACAGCGGGGGTCGCAGGTTGACCTGTGACCTCTGCAACAGGTTCACCCACGACCGCGGCCTCCGCCTACACCAGCTGCGTTACCACAGCGAGAGAGGCGGTCGTCATGGCAACACAGCGGCGAGGAACAgaagcaaagaggaggaggatggagaggagaaggagatgagGATTTGgacaggcggagagagagaagaggcggaggagaggagcggTGATGGGCTGCTGGAGCCCGCCAAAGCCCACACTCAGGCCAGAGCCAGGAGGCGGTACCCTGCACACGCCTGGTCCTGGATCAGCCGCTGGTCGCGCCACGAGAGGACGCGCCacgaggagcagaggaggaggaggaggaggaggcagggaaacGAACAAGAGAGGCGCAGGAGGAGGTGTCAGGACAACGTGGTGAAGGACATGGAGGGAGTTTGTGTGAtgcaagaagaaagagagatgcaggaggaggagaatcacCGGATGAAAGGTGACAAGGAGGGCAAACTGAGGCCTGGCTGTTtgaaggaggtgaggaagaggggaggaggaggaggaggggacagagtagaggaggaggtgagtcTGAGGCAGCCGGGACAGAGACCAAcgcaacaggaggaggagaccaAGCTGATGGAGCAGCCAGGGAGGCCGAGGAGGAAGACGGTCGGTCCACCAATCAGATACCTGCTGGAGTCCGAGGAGCCGTCACATGGCCTCGTAATAGCCAATCACGTCAGAGGGGGAGGGGAAAGAGTGGACGAGGGGGTGAGCCTGAGGGAACTGAGACAGagaccagaggaggaggaggaggagaagctgaaAGAGACAAAACTGATGGAGCAGCCATTGAGGCCGAGGAGGACGACAGTCGGTCCACCAATCAGATACCTGCTGGAGTCTGAGGAGCCGTCAC ATGGCCTCgtgacagccaatcacatcaGAGGACGACTAGAGGCaagaatggaggaggaggtgagccCAACCCAGCCGGGACAGagaccagaggaggaggagaccaAGCTGATGGAGCAGTCAGAGAGGCCGAGGAGGAAGATGGTGGCTCCACCAATCAGATACCTGCTGCAGTCTGAGGAGCCGTCACATGGCCTCGTGACAGCCAATCACGTCAGAGGGGGAGGGGAAAGCATTGAGGAGGAGGTGAGCCCGACGCAACTGGAACAGAGACCAAcgcaacaggaggaggagaccaAACTGATGGAGCAGCCAGGGAGGCCGAGGAGGAAGACGGTCGGTCCACCAATCAGATACCTGCTGGAGTCTGAGGAGCCGTCACATGGCCTCGTAATAGCCAATCACATCAGAGGGGGAGGGGAAAGAGTGGACGAGGGGGTGAGCCTGAGGGAACTGAGACGgaggccagaggaggaggaggaggaggagaagctgaaAGAGACAAAACTGATGGAGCAGCCATTGAGGCCGAGGAGGACGACAGTCGGTCCACCAATCAGATACCTGCTGGAGTCTGAGGAACCGTCACATGGCCTCCTGCCAGCCAATCAcgtcagaggaggagggaaggaggtgagCCCGACCCAGCCAGGACAGAgaccagcagaggaggaggagagagaaaaggaggaggagacaaaacTGTCGAAGCAGCCAgagaggccgaggaggaggacggtCGGTCCACCAGTCAGATACCTGCTGGAGTCTGAGGAGCCGTCACATGGCCTCGTGATAGCCAATCACGTCAGAGGGGGAGGGGCAAGAGTGGATGAGGGGGTGAGCCTGAGGGAACTGAGACAGAgaccagcagaggaggaggaggagaaagatgaggaggagacCAAGCTGTCGGAGCAGCCATTGAGGCCGAGGAGGAAGACGGTCGGTCCACCGATCAGATACCTGCTGGAGTCCGAGGAGCCGTCACATGGCCTCCTGCCAGCCAATCACGTCCAAGTGGACGGACACGAGGTGACACGAAAAAGAAAATGGCCGAAGAAGAAGAGCACAGGACAGACGTCTGtcatgtacacagacacatggacaggacaggaagtcCTCATCGTCCCCTGCTCTGTGTGGCTGCAGTGTCTTCACTGCTga
- the LOC115378728 gene encoding golgin subfamily A member 6-like protein 22 isoform X5, with the protein MIWVLQMLQDREEEDGGRRREVGCQWESPEERREVGCQSEAAERRDAAVQVDLLGPPGSSGVMWPLLPSMPRCQPPPRSPSCLQTGLQHPALLPSMPLCQHAVPPACLGGPDGRRDVSPPAEPPDGLIAPLSPRLAEEEEEEEEEEDEEDEGRGLFLSDPYQHLRGNKQSRLQVASRKSLQSEGRRQEATRRSSRTGGDERRRRACHFCGWSFSGESHMMHLGERVHACQVCRESSAHLVGHTRKREEEEEEEGGNTQLDSQVTEQPRKRRTVGPPIRYLLESEEQLYAPTAANHIRARGFQVRRGRARLRSGEDRRCGEEAETGGAGVVDGGAASRRQQGHDRAQAAEDRAQVSRRCQVCGSELQRHLVAHSGGRRLTCDLCNRFTHDRGLRLHQLRYHSERGGRHGNTAARNRSKEEEDGEEKEMRIWTGGEREEAEERSGDGLLEPAKAHTQARARRRYPAHAWSWISRWSRHERTRHEEQRRRRRRRQGNEQERRRRRCQDNVVKDMEGVCVMQEEREMQEEENHRMKGDKEGKLRPGCLKEVRKRGGGGGGDRVEEEVSLRQPGQRPTQQEEETKLMEQPGRPRRKTVGPPIRYLLESEEPSHGLVIANHVRGGGERVDEGVSLRELRQRPEEEEEEKLKETKLMEQPLRPRRTTVGPPIRYLLESEEPSHGLLPTNHIRGGGKEVSPTQPGQRPAEEEEKEREKEEETKLSKQPERPRRRTVGPPVRYLLESEEPSHGLVTANHIRGRLEARMEEEVSPTQPGQRPEEEETKLMEQSERPRRKMVAPPIRYLLQSEEPSHGLVTANHVRGGGESIEEEVSPTQLEQRPTQQEEETKLMEQPGRPRRKTVGPPIRYLLESEEPSHGLVIANHIRGGGERVDEGVSLRELRRRPEEEEEEEKLKETKLMEQPLRPRRTTVGPPIRYLLESEEPSHGLLPANHVRGGGKEVSPTQPGQRPAEEEEREKEEETKLSEQPLRPRRKTVGPPIRYLLESEEPSHGLLPANHVQVDGHEVTRKRKWPKKKSTGQTSVMYTDTWTGQEVLIVPCSVWLQCLHC; encoded by the exons ATGATCTGG GTCCTCCAGATGCtccaggacagagaggaggaggacggggggaggaggagggaggtgggcTGCCAGTGGGAGAgtccagaggagaggagggaggtgggcTGCCAGAGCGAGGCAGCGGAGAGGAGAGACGCCGCCGTGCAGGTGGACCTGCTCGGCCCGCCAG GCTCGTCTGGAGTGATGTGGCCGCTGCTACCCAGCATGCCTCGCTGTCAGCCGCCCCCACGTTCACCCTCCTGCCTTCAGACGGGTCTGCAGCACCCTGCCCTGTTACCCAGCATGCCTCTGTGCCAGCACGCCGTTCCCCCGGCGTGTCTCGGCGGGCCGGACGGGAGGCGTGACgtttctcctcctgcagagCCTCCTGATGGCCTCATCGCTCCGCTCAGCCCGCGGCtcgctgaggaggaggaggaggaggaggaggaggaggacgaggaggacgaggggCGGGGCCTGTTCCTCAGTGATCCCT atCAGCATCTCCGTGGTAACAAGCAGTCCCGCCTACAGGTGGCGAGCAGGAAGTCCCTGCAGAGTGAAGGCCGCCGGCAGGAGGCGACCAGGCGGAGCTCCAGGACAGGCGGAGATGAGCGGCGGCGCCGAGCCTGTCACTTCTGTGGGTGGAGCTTCAGCGGCGAGTCACACATGATGcacctgggagagagagtgcaCGCCTGCCAGGTGTGCAGGGAGAGCTCCGCCCACCTGGTAGGACACACCcggaaaagggaggaggaagaggaggaggaaggagggaacaCACAGCTGGACTCACAGGTGACGGAGCagccgaggaagaggaggacggtCGGTCCGCCAATCAGATACCTGCTAGAGTCAGAGGAGCAGCTGTACGCCCCGACGGCGGCCAATCACATCAGAGCGAGGGGCTTCCAGGTGAGACGAGGAAGAGCAAGGCTGAGGAGCGGAGAGGACAGGAGATGTGGCGAGGAGGCGGAgacaggaggagcaggtgtGGTGGACGGAGGAGCAGCgagcaggaggcagcaggggcACGACAGAGCGCAGGCGGCCGAGGACAGAGCGCAGGTGTCAAGGCGCTGCCAG GTTTGTGGGTCGGAGCTGCAGCGACACCTGGTGGCTCACAGCGGGGGTCGCAGGTTGACCTGTGACCTCTGCAACAGGTTCACCCACGACCGCGGCCTCCGCCTACACCAGCTGCGTTACCACAGCGAGAGAGGCGGTCGTCATGGCAACACAGCGGCGAGGAACAgaagcaaagaggaggaggatggagaggagaaggagatgagGATTTGgacaggcggagagagagaagaggcggaggagaggagcggTGATGGGCTGCTGGAGCCCGCCAAAGCCCACACTCAGGCCAGAGCCAGGAGGCGGTACCCTGCACACGCCTGGTCCTGGATCAGCCGCTGGTCGCGCCACGAGAGGACGCGCCacgaggagcagaggaggaggaggaggaggaggcagggaaacGAACAAGAGAGGCGCAGGAGGAGGTGTCAGGACAACGTGGTGAAGGACATGGAGGGAGTTTGTGTGAtgcaagaagaaagagagatgcaggaggaggagaatcacCGGATGAAAGGTGACAAGGAGGGCAAACTGAGGCCTGGCTGTTtgaaggaggtgaggaagaggggaggaggaggaggaggggacagagtagaggaggaggtgagtcTGAGGCAGCCGGGACAGAGACCAAcgcaacaggaggaggagaccaAGCTGATGGAGCAGCCAGGGAGGCCGAGGAGGAAGACGGTCGGTCCACCAATCAGATACCTGCTGGAGTCCGAGGAGCCGTCACATGGCCTCGTAATAGCCAATCACGTCAGAGGGGGAGGGGAAAGAGTGGACGAGGGGGTGAGCCTGAGGGAACTGAGACAGagaccagaggaggaggaggaggagaagctgaaAGAGACAAAACTGATGGAGCAGCCATTGAGGCCGAGGAGGACGACAGTCGGTCCACCAATCAGATACCTGCTGGAGTCTGAGGAGCCGTCACATGGCCTCCTGCCAACCAATCacatcagaggaggagggaaggaggtgagCCCGACCCAGCCAGGACAGAgaccagcagaggaggaggagaaggagagagaaaaggaggaggagacaaaacTGTCGAAGCAGCCAGAGAGACCGAGGAGGAGGACGGTGGGTCCACCAGTCAGATACCTGCTGGAGTCTGAGGAGCCGTCACATGGCCTCgtgacagccaatcacatcaGAGGACGACTAGAGGCaagaatggaggaggaggtgagccCAACCCAGCCGGGACAGagaccagaggaggaggagaccaAGCTGATGGAGCAGTCAGAGAGGCCGAGGAGGAAGATGGTGGCTCCACCAATCAGATACCTGCTGCAGTCTGAGGAGCCGTCACATGGCCTCGTGACAGCCAATCACGTCAGAGGGGGAGGGGAAAGCATTGAGGAGGAGGTGAGCCCGACGCAACTGGAACAGAGACCAAcgcaacaggaggaggagaccaAACTGATGGAGCAGCCAGGGAGGCCGAGGAGGAAGACGGTCGGTCCACCAATCAGATACCTGCTGGAGTCTGAGGAGCCGTCACATGGCCTCGTAATAGCCAATCACATCAGAGGGGGAGGGGAAAGAGTGGACGAGGGGGTGAGCCTGAGGGAACTGAGACGgaggccagaggaggaggaggaggaggagaagctgaaAGAGACAAAACTGATGGAGCAGCCATTGAGGCCGAGGAGGACGACAGTCGGTCCACCAATCAGATACCTGCTGGAGTCTGAGGAACCGTCACATGGCCTCCTGCCAGCCAATCAcgtcagaggaggagggaaggaggtgagCCCGACCCAGCCAGGACAGAgaccagcagaggaggaggagagagaaaaggag gaggagacCAAGCTGTCGGAGCAGCCATTGAGGCCGAGGAGGAAGACGGTCGGTCCACCGATCAGATACCTGCTGGAGTCCGAGGAGCCGTCACATGGCCTCCTGCCAGCCAATCACGTCCAAGTGGACGGACACGAGGTGACACGAAAAAGAAAATGGCCGAAGAAGAAGAGCACAGGACAGACGTCTGtcatgtacacagacacatggacaggacaggaagtcCTCATCGTCCCCTGCTCTGTGTGGCTGCAGTGTCTTCACTGCTga
- the LOC115378728 gene encoding golgin subfamily A member 6-like protein 22 isoform X2 has product MREEPRSVRHDLGSSGVMWPLLPSMPRCQPPPRSPSCLQTGLQHPALLPSMPLCQHAVPPACLGGPDGRRDVSPPAEPPDGLIAPLSPRLAEEEEEEEEEEDEEDEGRGLFLSDPYQHLRGNKQSRLQVASRKSLQSEGRRQEATRRSSRTGGDERRRRACHFCGWSFSGESHMMHLGERVHACQVCRESSAHLVGHTRKREEEEEEEGGNTQLDSQVTEQPRKRRTVGPPIRYLLESEEQLYAPTAANHIRARGFQVRRGRARLRSGEDRRCGEEAETGGAGVVDGGAASRRQQGHDRAQAAEDRAQVSRRCQVCGSELQRHLVAHSGGRRLTCDLCNRFTHDRGLRLHQLRYHSERGGRHGNTAARNRSKEEEDGEEKEMRIWTGGEREEAEERSGDGLLEPAKAHTQARARRRYPAHAWSWISRWSRHERTRHEEQRRRRRRRQGNEQERRRRRCQDNVVKDMEGVCVMQEEREMQEEENHRMKGDKEGKLRPGCLKEVRKRGGGGGGDRVEEEVSLRQPGQRPTQQEEETKLMEQPGRPRRKTVGPPIRYLLESEEPSHGLVIANHVRGGGERVDEGVSLRELRQRPEEEEEEKLKETKLMEQPLRPRRTTVGPPIRYLLESEEPSHGLLPTNHIRGGGKEVSPTQPGQRPAEEEEKEREKEEETKLSKQPERPRRRTVGPPVRYLLESEEPSHGLVTANHIRGRLEARMEEEVSPTQPGQRPEEEETKLMEQSERPRRKMVAPPIRYLLQSEEPSHGLVTANHVRGGGESIEEEVSPTQLEQRPTQQEEETKLMEQPGRPRRKTVGPPIRYLLESEEPSHGLVIANHIRGGGERVDEGVSLRELRRRPEEEEEEEKLKETKLMEQPLRPRRTTVGPPIRYLLESEEPSHGLLPANHVRGGGKEVSPTQPGQRPAEEEEREKEEETKLSKQPERPRRRTVGPPVRYLLESEEPSHGLVIANHVRGGGARVDEGVSLRELRQRPAEEEEEKDEEETKLSEQPLRPRRKTVGPPIRYLLESEEPSHGLLPANHVQVDGHEVTRKRKWPKKKSTGQTSVMYTDTWTGQEVLIVPCSVWLQCLHC; this is encoded by the exons ATGCGAGAGGAGCCGCGATCAGTCCGCCATGATCTGG GCTCGTCTGGAGTGATGTGGCCGCTGCTACCCAGCATGCCTCGCTGTCAGCCGCCCCCACGTTCACCCTCCTGCCTTCAGACGGGTCTGCAGCACCCTGCCCTGTTACCCAGCATGCCTCTGTGCCAGCACGCCGTTCCCCCGGCGTGTCTCGGCGGGCCGGACGGGAGGCGTGACgtttctcctcctgcagagCCTCCTGATGGCCTCATCGCTCCGCTCAGCCCGCGGCtcgctgaggaggaggaggaggaggaggaggaggaggacgaggaggacgaggggCGGGGCCTGTTCCTCAGTGATCCCT atCAGCATCTCCGTGGTAACAAGCAGTCCCGCCTACAGGTGGCGAGCAGGAAGTCCCTGCAGAGTGAAGGCCGCCGGCAGGAGGCGACCAGGCGGAGCTCCAGGACAGGCGGAGATGAGCGGCGGCGCCGAGCCTGTCACTTCTGTGGGTGGAGCTTCAGCGGCGAGTCACACATGATGcacctgggagagagagtgcaCGCCTGCCAGGTGTGCAGGGAGAGCTCCGCCCACCTGGTAGGACACACCcggaaaagggaggaggaagaggaggaggaaggagggaacaCACAGCTGGACTCACAGGTGACGGAGCagccgaggaagaggaggacggtCGGTCCGCCAATCAGATACCTGCTAGAGTCAGAGGAGCAGCTGTACGCCCCGACGGCGGCCAATCACATCAGAGCGAGGGGCTTCCAGGTGAGACGAGGAAGAGCAAGGCTGAGGAGCGGAGAGGACAGGAGATGTGGCGAGGAGGCGGAgacaggaggagcaggtgtGGTGGACGGAGGAGCAGCgagcaggaggcagcaggggcACGACAGAGCGCAGGCGGCCGAGGACAGAGCGCAGGTGTCAAGGCGCTGCCAG GTTTGTGGGTCGGAGCTGCAGCGACACCTGGTGGCTCACAGCGGGGGTCGCAGGTTGACCTGTGACCTCTGCAACAGGTTCACCCACGACCGCGGCCTCCGCCTACACCAGCTGCGTTACCACAGCGAGAGAGGCGGTCGTCATGGCAACACAGCGGCGAGGAACAgaagcaaagaggaggaggatggagaggagaaggagatgagGATTTGgacaggcggagagagagaagaggcggaggagaggagcggTGATGGGCTGCTGGAGCCCGCCAAAGCCCACACTCAGGCCAGAGCCAGGAGGCGGTACCCTGCACACGCCTGGTCCTGGATCAGCCGCTGGTCGCGCCACGAGAGGACGCGCCacgaggagcagaggaggaggaggaggaggaggcagggaaacGAACAAGAGAGGCGCAGGAGGAGGTGTCAGGACAACGTGGTGAAGGACATGGAGGGAGTTTGTGTGAtgcaagaagaaagagagatgcaggaggaggagaatcacCGGATGAAAGGTGACAAGGAGGGCAAACTGAGGCCTGGCTGTTtgaaggaggtgaggaagaggggaggaggaggaggaggggacagagtagaggaggaggtgagtcTGAGGCAGCCGGGACAGAGACCAAcgcaacaggaggaggagaccaAGCTGATGGAGCAGCCAGGGAGGCCGAGGAGGAAGACGGTCGGTCCACCAATCAGATACCTGCTGGAGTCCGAGGAGCCGTCACATGGCCTCGTAATAGCCAATCACGTCAGAGGGGGAGGGGAAAGAGTGGACGAGGGGGTGAGCCTGAGGGAACTGAGACAGagaccagaggaggaggaggaggagaagctgaaAGAGACAAAACTGATGGAGCAGCCATTGAGGCCGAGGAGGACGACAGTCGGTCCACCAATCAGATACCTGCTGGAGTCTGAGGAGCCGTCACATGGCCTCCTGCCAACCAATCacatcagaggaggagggaaggaggtgagCCCGACCCAGCCAGGACAGAgaccagcagaggaggaggagaaggagagagaaaaggaggaggagacaaaacTGTCGAAGCAGCCAGAGAGACCGAGGAGGAGGACGGTGGGTCCACCAGTCAGATACCTGCTGGAGTCTGAGGAGCCGTCACATGGCCTCgtgacagccaatcacatcaGAGGACGACTAGAGGCaagaatggaggaggaggtgagccCAACCCAGCCGGGACAGagaccagaggaggaggagaccaAGCTGATGGAGCAGTCAGAGAGGCCGAGGAGGAAGATGGTGGCTCCACCAATCAGATACCTGCTGCAGTCTGAGGAGCCGTCACATGGCCTCGTGACAGCCAATCACGTCAGAGGGGGAGGGGAAAGCATTGAGGAGGAGGTGAGCCCGACGCAACTGGAACAGAGACCAAcgcaacaggaggaggagaccaAACTGATGGAGCAGCCAGGGAGGCCGAGGAGGAAGACGGTCGGTCCACCAATCAGATACCTGCTGGAGTCTGAGGAGCCGTCACATGGCCTCGTAATAGCCAATCACATCAGAGGGGGAGGGGAAAGAGTGGACGAGGGGGTGAGCCTGAGGGAACTGAGACGgaggccagaggaggaggaggaggaggagaagctgaaAGAGACAAAACTGATGGAGCAGCCATTGAGGCCGAGGAGGACGACAGTCGGTCCACCAATCAGATACCTGCTGGAGTCTGAGGAACCGTCACATGGCCTCCTGCCAGCCAATCAcgtcagaggaggagggaaggaggtgagCCCGACCCAGCCAGGACAGAgaccagcagaggaggaggagagagaaaaggaggaggagacaaaacTGTCGAAGCAGCCAgagaggccgaggaggaggacggtCGGTCCACCAGTCAGATACCTGCTGGAGTCTGAGGAGCCGTCACATGGCCTCGTGATAGCCAATCACGTCAGAGGGGGAGGGGCAAGAGTGGATGAGGGGGTGAGCCTGAGGGAACTGAGACAGAgaccagcagaggaggaggaggagaaagatgaggaggagacCAAGCTGTCGGAGCAGCCATTGAGGCCGAGGAGGAAGACGGTCGGTCCACCGATCAGATACCTGCTGGAGTCCGAGGAGCCGTCACATGGCCTCCTGCCAGCCAATCACGTCCAAGTGGACGGACACGAGGTGACACGAAAAAGAAAATGGCCGAAGAAGAAGAGCACAGGACAGACGTCTGtcatgtacacagacacatggacaggacaggaagtcCTCATCGTCCCCTGCTCTGTGTGGCTGCAGTGTCTTCACTGCTga